In Spinacia oleracea cultivar Varoflay chromosome 5, BTI_SOV_V1, whole genome shotgun sequence, a single window of DNA contains:
- the LOC110793229 gene encoding uncharacterized protein has product MDKSWIDLPTGHHEYIDGCMEFIEFAKQDLVEGKIRCPCKNCKVEKWFSVNEVERHILFKGFYKPYKDWIFHGKGDTFQRMFESDGGITSEGSLDNQSGFVGRDNMGGLLRSAFSVNMPPNCPNLEAREDDEWIEEPLAYDTDVEYDYSTIEEDVTYKKLLEASEEKLYEGCINFSKLSFLLHLFHLKCMNHWSIESFNMLLKLILDAFPQILDFPSSYYYSKKMIKDLGLGYEKIDACPNNCMLYWGEFLKKDKCHVCGTSRWKKTKDRGNVVSDQGTDTCKKGVPAKVMRYFPLIPRLKRIYMSSSTAEDMRWHDTERLGEDDKKILRHPSDGLAWKAFDERHSDFALDPRSVRLGLASDGFNPYRLMNTTYSTWPVMLIPYNLPPWLCMKPSSFILSTLILGKSGPGNDIDVYLQPLVHELKLLWTGVEAFDAFAGEKFNLRAALLWTINDFPGYAMLSGLSTKGYNACPICLDSTPSDRFGSKICYCSYRKWLPADHPYRCQGDKFCEKFRTNEWGKAPSRPSGTDILRQQEKVKHVYGKSKAPPKKRQRGHDDDDDVQDESDFGTKRSIFFDLVYWEHNLLRHNLDVMHIEKNVSENILGTLLSMDKSRDSRNDREALEAWRIKSHLWLSTNPNGGECMPPASYSMSTEEKERFLNVLQKIKVPDGYGSNLSSCVNMKQRKLINLKSHDNHVIMQDILPVALRASKATKVIDLLARLSSFFKKLCSTTIDPDDLDGLQNEIILTLCELEKEFLPSFFTIMVHLLIHLVEEVKLGGPVQYRWMYPIERYLSHLKSHVTNKAQPEGSIAEGFLLEETIRFCSRYLQGVKTIFNIPKRMDDDIPNPNDYLFNSGGRVIGKEVSIRLDDKSLKQAHRYILLHSDEIKGDLDEFLTEKRQMNLQNPVTESDESNWIINEFGGWLQNKVHYIDATTEDGKLRKSLAGGLHSYGRKLKGYIINGYKFLSTDRDSRLLTQNSGIMVEADGDAYYGKVKDIYELDYYGDYKVVLFRCDWVDIHRGVKAYPNGGVCVNFSKLMHSGRLLQDDPFVFSSQAKQVFYIEDEIQKGWLHVVKNKPRDVFDLGDSLPVEEEGGTN; this is encoded by the exons ATGGATAAAAGTTGGATCGATCTACCCACTGGTCATCATGAATATATCGACGGTTGTATGGAATTTATTGAGTTTGCCAAGCAAGATCTAGTCGAAGGAAAAATTAGATGTCCATGTAAGAACTGTAAGGTAGAGAAATGGTTCTCCGTAAATGAAGTGGAGAGGCATATTTTGTTTAAGGGATTTTATAAGCCATATAAGGATTGGATTTTTCATGGTAAAGGGGATACGTTTCAGCGTAtgtttgagagtgatggagggaTTACTAGTGAAGGATCCCTTGATAACCAAAGTGGGTTTGTAGGTCGAGATAATATGGGAGGGCTATTAAGATCAGCATTTAGTGTTAATATGCCTCCCAATTGCCCAAATTTAGAAGCACGAGAGGATGATGAATGGATTGAGGAGCCCTTGGCCTATGACACAGATGTAGAATATGATTATTCTACAATAGAAGAAGATGTGACATATAAGAAGTTGCTTGAAGCTTCTGAGGAGAAATTGTACGAGGGGTGTATCAATTTTTcaaagttatcttttctgttaCACTTGTTTCACTTGAAGTGTATGAATCACTGGTCCATAGAATCTTTCAATATGTTGTTGAAGCTAATTCTAGATGCATTTCCTCAAATACTTGATTTTCCCTCTTCTTATTATTACAGtaagaaaatgataaaagaCTTGGGACTTGGGTATGAAAAGATTGATGCTTGTCCGAATAATTGCATGTTGTATTGGGGTGAATTTTTAAAGAAAGACAAGTGTCATGTTTGTGGTACATCGAGGTGGAAGAAAACTAAGGATAGGGGCAACGTTGTAAGTGATCAAGGTACGGATACTTGTAAGAAAGGTGTGCCAGCTAAGGTAATGCGATATTTCCCTCTTATACCGAGACTAAAAAGAATCTACATGTCATCATCAACAGCAGAAGATATGAGATGGCATGATACAGAGCGATTGGGTGAAGATGATAAGAAGATTTTAAGGCATCCTTCAGATGGCTTAGCATGGAAGGCATTTGATGAGCGTCACAGTGATTTTGCATTAGACCCTCGTAGTGTTCGATTAGGTcttgcgagtgatggttttaatCCTTACCGTTTAATGAACACCACTTATAGTACGTGGCCAGTGATGTTGATTCCTTATAATCTTCCACCATGGTTATGTATGAAACCGTCTTCTTTCATTCTGTCCACACTTATTCTTGGAAAATCAGGTCCCGGAAATGATATTGACGTGTATCTGCAGCCATTAGTGCATGAATTGAAATTGCTGTGGACAGGGGTTGAAGCTTTTGATGCTTTTGCCGGAGAGAAATTTAATTTGCGTGCGGCTTTGCTTTGGACTATTAATGACTTTCCCGGCTATGCAATGCTCTCTGGTTTGAGCACAAAAGGTTACAATGCATGTCCTATATGCTTAGATTCCACGCCTTCTGATAGATTTGGGAGCAAGATTTGCTATTGTAGCTATAGAAAATGGTTACCTGCAGATCACCCATATCGATGTCAAGGTGACAAGTTTTGTGAGAAGTTTAGAACTAATGAGTGGGGTAAAGCCCCATCTCGTCCTAGCGGCACTGATATATTGAGGCAGCAAGAAAAGGTGAAGCATGTTTACGGAAAGTCGAAGGCACCACCGAAAAAGAGGCAAAGAGGACacgatgatgacgatgatgtcCAAGATGAAAGTGACTTTGGTACCAAGAGAAGCATATTCTTTGATTTGGTGTATTGGGAGCATAATCTTCTAAGGCATAATTTAGATGtgatgcacattgagaaaaacgTGTCTGAGAATATTTTGGGAACTCTTCTTAGCATGGATAAGAGTAGAGATAGTAGGAATGATCGAGAAGCCCTTGAAGCATGGAGAATAAAGTCTCACCTTTGGCTGAGTACTAATCCTAACGGAGGTGAATGCATGCCTCCGGCTTCCTATTCTATGTCTACGGAGGAGAAGGAGAGGTTCCTAAATGTTTTGCAGAAAATTAAAGTTCCTGATGGATATGGATCCAACCTTTCTAGTTGTGTGAATATGAAGCAAAGGAAGTTGATTAACCTCAAAAGTCATGACAACCATGTTATAATGCAGGATATCCTTCCCGTTGCCTTAAGGGCCTCTAAAGCTACAAAAGTAATTGACTTGTTGGCTAGATTGTCTTCCTTTTTCAAGAAGTTGTGCTCTACAACTATTGATCCAGATGATTTAGATGGTCttcaaaatgaaattattttaacTCTTTGTGAGTTGGAAAAGGAGTTTCTGCCTTCATTTTTCACAATCATGGTCCATTTGTTGATTCACTTAGTGGAGGAGGTTAAACTTGGTGGACCAGTGCAATACAGATGGATGTATCCCATTGAAAG GTACTTGTCCCATTTGAAATCACATGTAACCAATAAAGCCCAACCTGAAGGATCTATTGCAGAAGGCTTCCTTTTAGAGGAGACAATTAGGTTTTGTTCGAGATATCTTCAAGGTGTTAAGACCATTTTCAACATACCTAAAAGGATGGATGATGACATTCCAAATCCCAATGATTACTTGTTTAATTCTGGTGGTCGAGTTATTGGGAAGGAGGTCAGCATTCGCCTTGATGACAAAAGCTTAAAACAAGCTCATCGCTACATTTTGCTTCACTCTGATGAGATAAAAGGGGATCTGGA CGAATTTTTAACCGAGAAACGTCAAATGAACTTACAAAATCCTGTCACGGAGAGTGATGAAAGTAACTGGATCATCAATGAGTTTGGAGGGTGGCTGCAAAATAAG GTACATTACATAGATGCAACCACCGAAGATGGGAAACTAAGAAAATCTTTGGCGGGTGGTTTGCATTCTTATGgtagaaaattaaaaggataCATAATCAATGGATACAAATTCCTTTCCACGGATCGCGATTCtcgtcttttgacacaaaattctGGAATTATGGTCGAAGCGGATGGAGATGCCTACTATGGAAAAGTGAAAGATATCTATGAATTAGATTATTACGGAGATTACAAAGTTGTATTGTTTCGTTGTGATTGGGTAGACATT